The genomic window TCCTAAAACCAGCAGTTTCGCGCCTTGATTGCAGTTGATATCGGCAAACAAGTCACAACCGAGGCTGGTGGCTGTCACTCCTATTTTGGTCAATCCGGCCAGACCATTGCTGGCGTTGATACCGGCCCAGGCAACTGGCAAGCTGGCTGGCAGCGCCAGAGTCGCGTCGCCCAGCACCAACCAGCTCAGCAAGCGTTTAAACGCAGGCGCATGGTTCAGATTATTGTTGTTACGAAATTGCTCGAGCACGTTGGCACCATAGCCTGCGCTACGGCCATTGCTGGCAATGCTGATACTGGCCAGTGTCTGTCCTTTGTCGCCGATAATCCAGGGTGCCGACAACTCGGTATTGAGTGGTAATAAAAATTGACTGTTTTGGGTAGGCGCGTATTCGCTACTGACTCCAGCGACCAGAGTGCTGATACGTTTGGCTTGCTGATCGGATAATTGCGCCACAAAATCGCGAGCGGCTATCGATATCGGTGCGGCATCCGTGATAGCACTGGCGTCTCCTGTGCGCAAGGCCAGGTCTAGCGAACTGTCCGGTGTCGTCACTACCGGCGGTGTGATGGTTCCAGTCCCAGACGTGGCAGGAGTGCTGCCTCCGCCGCCACCGCAGGCAGCAAGCGCACTCAATAGTGCGATAGAAAAAAATCTGAGGAGCTTGGGATGTGGGCGCATGAGGAGTAGTTAATTTATAGGTGAAATTTTGTCACTGGAAAAACACGGTATTTTCTTGTTGCACAAAAATCCTGGCAAATGTAGCACGGCACAATTGGATAAAGAGATTTTCGATTCCGACTAAGAGGCGCAGCGAATAGTGCCCATTGTGTTGATTTTGGGCAATTGAAGATTTTAGCCTAAGCCGATTTGGCAAAAAATCGAAAGAGTGTAAGGAGATGTAAAAGCCCGCTAGCGAAGCCTAAGCTTTAGTGCGGATGGCTGGACGCACGCGCATATTCTATGCGGGCTGCAGGCCGAAATAGGCTGGCAAGCCGCATGGAATATGCGCCTTGCCAGCTATTGGTAGTTCAATGAGTAGCGCCAGTGGGGGATCAGGCGAGAGTTTTTATTAAAGTATCAATGTTCCTTAAAAACCACTAATGGATCGGTAAGCTGGTGGTGTTTTTAACTTCTTCCATCACCGCATAGGTATGGGTTTCGCGTACCCCATTGAGTTGTAGTAACGATTTACCCAAAAACTGGCGATAGGCATTCATGTCCTTGACTCTGGCCTTGACCAGATAATCGAAGCCACCGGCCACCATATGGCATTCCAATACTTCCGGTACCGCCTTCACACCGCGTTTGAAGGATTCGAATACATCGGGCGTGGTGCGGTCTAGTACCACCTCGATAAACACTAGCAAGGCCACGTCTAGCATGTGCGGATTGAGTTGCGCGGTGTACGAGAGGATGTAACCGGCCTCTTGTAATTTGCGGACCCGCTCCAGACAGGCGGCGGGCGACAGGCGGACCCGCGCCGCCAATTCCACGTTACTCATGCGGCCGTCGATTTGTAATTCGGCCAAAATTCTTTTACTGATTTTGTCTAGCATAAGAAATTCCTTAAGGGGTGAACGTACGCACGCCAGCTCTGGGTATAGGCTGCGTGACGCCTTATTCAAAAAAATGAGGAATCGAAGATGAATGTTTTGCCGGATGGGGCTTACATGCATGCACATCAAACCGGAATCTTTAGGGCTTACGCAAAACCGCCCCAGCGTCCTTGTATCCGCCTTGCCGTACTAATGTAAGTCTTCGGCGGCACGCCTAGCTGGGACAATTTTGCGTAAGTCCTAATTTTGTTTAACTAAGTATGAGTAACGCAATTTGCGTGCCAAGCATTTTGGGTATGGAGGAAGAGAAACGCCGCTAATTCCCACGTCTACCAGCTTCTGCCAGCGCCAAAATGAGGCGCAGTGCTCAGAAACGCACTAAGAATTGGCGTCGCTGCGGGCGCCTGCTAGCGCGCAGCGACCAGACAAAAAAAATAGCAGCGCCAAGACTGCGCTGCTATTTGATGGCTATTTGGTGCTTAGTTAAAGCGCGATATTGCTAACGCGTGCCTGGCCTAATTCTCACGATTGAAGGCGAACTCTAGCAGCTTGGTCTGAGGGCTGGAGATTGGTGCATATTTCCATTGCAGGGCGGCGCTGATGACTTCCTGATCGAAATGTTTGGCTGGTTTGGCTTTTAAAATTTCGACTTGAGTCACCTTGCCATCGGTGCTGATATGGATGCGCGCGCTGACTATGCCCTCGGTGACATTGGCACGTATCGCGTTTCTAGGAAAACCAGGTTGCACGCTAGAGAGCAGTTTGAGCGGGGTCACCTCGGCTACTGCAGGCGTTGGGGCTGGTGTCGCGGCCACTACCACAGGGGCAACTGGCGCAGCTTTGGGGGGCGCTGACACCACCGCCGAGGCGGCAACTTCTGGCGCCTTCGCGACCAGCACGGGGGCCGCCGCAAGCGGCTTAGCATTGCTAGCTGATTTACTGTCTTTGGCTTTGGCTTCCAAGGCGAGTTTGGCCTCGAGTGCCAGTTTGGCGTCTTTCGCCTCTTTCGCCAGTTTTTCTTCTTTGGCGATATCTGCCGCTGTTTTGGTTGAGAATTGATCCAGGTATTGGCCTACATCTTTGTTCTTATCGACTTGACGGACTGCGGCCTTGACTAAGCCTGTGGGCTTGTCGCTGATGGCGACGGCTGGGGCTTCGGTGTTCACTTCTGGTTCTGGTGTTTTCTGGCAGGCGCTCAGCAGCGTCGCAGAACAAATGACCGTGGATAGCAGTACAGAAAATCTTCTCATATCGTTTTGATGCGCCTGACACATATCGTTCCCAGTTAAAAAAACAATTTCAATGACACTCAATTCACCAGCAAAGCTTGCGTTGGCATGGTGCATCAAATCTTTACTGCTTGCAAGTATTAATACTTAGATTTTTACCTAATACAACGGCATTATTTGCTGCCCTGCTGAGCTGCGCTGATGCCGCCAAAAAGTCGCCCGCAGTTAAATTCTTAATAGCAATAATTGTGCCTGCTATTGTGCCTGTTTAGTCGCACTAAAAACTGGCATTGCGAGCAAATCGCAGTTTGCTCTTAGCCTCGCTGCTGCTCGCTTCTGGTTCGGCCAAAGGCCTTACGCAAGAGCACTGCGAACAGTTAGAATGTGATTTTTCTGCCTTGAGTTTTTCACCATGACAGCGCCCAGTAGCCACGACTTTAGTGTGATCCGACCTGCCATGCAAAGCTATGTCGATAGACAAATCCTGGCCGGTGTCTCGTCGGCCATCTTGCATGGCCAAGAGCTGCTGTATCAGGATAGTGTCGGTTATGCCGATATCGAAAACCAGATTGCCTTAGGCCCCGAGCATTTGTTTCGGGTGTTCTCGAATACCAAGTTGATCACCTCTATCGCCGTGTTATTGCTGATGGATCAGGGCAAATTGGGTTTGGACGATGCGGTAGCGATCTATCTGCCGCAACTCGCTAAGCGCCAGGTACTGCGTCCCGGCACCACGGATATTCATGACACCGAGCCGGCTAAAAGCGCGATCACGATACGCCACTTACTGACGCATACTTCGGGGCTCAGTTATGGCTGGCTAGATCATGGCTCGACCATTTATAAAGCCTATGTAGAACACAATGTGTTTAACGCGTTTACGCCTTTATCGCATCTGCTCGATTTGCTGGAAGATTTGCCGCTAGCGTTTCAGCCGGGCAGTTCCTGGGAATATTCTATCGCCAGCGACGTGCTGGCGCATCTGGTTGAAGTGATTAGTGGCGAGAGTTTTGATCTGTTTATCCGCCGCCATATCTTTGCGCCGCTCGCCATGCATGGCACCGGCTTCGTGGTGCCCGAATCTGAGCGCCAGCGTCTGACCGCCTATTACTCGGGCAGCGACCCGACTAACCGGCTCAAGCGCGGTCTGAAGCGGCGCGACGATGCGCCCTATCCCGGAGCCTATCTGACGCCGGTGCCGCGCCTGTCCGGTGGCGGTGGCTTAGTCTCTAGCTTGCCCGATATGCTGGCGCTGCTGCGCTGCCTGATGCCCGGTGGCAGAGCGCTGCTGAAACCCGCGACGATCGCCATGATGATGCAAAATCAGCTGCCCGCTGGCATGGGCATCTCCTTCCCTAGCGTTGGCTATTTGCCGAACAAGGGCTTTGGTTTCGGGGGCGCGGTGATTTTACAACCGGGCTTAGCAGATCCAGCGGGGTCGGCCGGCGAGTTTGAGTGGGGTGGGATCGCTGGCACGCATTGGTGGATTTCACCGCGCCACAATATCGCCGGCGTGTTGATGGCGCAGCGCCAGATGAGTTTCTGGCACCCGTTTTCTTTCGAATTTAAAAAGCTGGCGTATCAGTGCATGGGCCTAGGCTAAACAGCACACCGAGGCAAATCCCAAAAGGGAACTTCTAAAAAATGGATTGGTCCCCTTTCTGGCCCGGCACTTGCGACAGGGGTGGGCGCTGGTTGTTTTGTTCAGCCTTGCGGTGGGTGCAGACATCATCACAGCCGACATTCACATCAAAGAGCAGCCGCTTTGAAATTCTCGGTACGACGCTCAATGGAAACCTGTTGTTAAAAAGAGCACATATGCACGATCTGGAAGTTGCGGAGACCCGTTCATGAACTCATTAATGAAATTACTTGAGCGGCGCACACTCTCGCTCAAACTTGTCTTCGGCTACGCCACCTTACTGACCTTGCTGCTGGTGACGGGAATCTACAACCTCGCCGTTCAACGCCAGCTTATCGATGGTTTCGACAAGTTGTATTCCGACGACCTGCTCGGCGTATCCGCGGCCAAAGATGCCCAGATCAATTACCTGGTGATGGGGCGTGAACTCCGACAGGCGGTATTGGCCCAAGACCCTGCGGTGCGCGCTTCTGCGATGCAAGAGGTCGCCAAAGCGGAGGCTGCCGTGCAGAAAGAGTTGGAAACACTCAGGCCCACAGTTTTCCGGGAAGAAAACAAGAGAAATCTTGCCCGCTTCGAGGCGGATTACGCGGCCTACCGGGTCAATGTGGAAAAAGTTGTAACCATGCTGGCACACTTCGCTTCAGCAATTGACCCGACTGCTACATGACGGTGATGTAGAGGCAGCGGATGCACTGGATACCTTACTGGATTTGGCCCAAGGGACACCACTGGCAACGAAACTAGAAAGAGTGGCTGCCGCGGTGGCCGATTGTGATTTTGATGCCGCACTGGCGGCCCTGCAGCAGGAGAGACTTGCATGAGCATTGCCATCTATAACCAACCCCATGTCCCAATCTGGACAAGGAACTCGTTTTCTTGGTGGTGGATGATTTCGAAGCCATGCGACGGGTGATAGTTAACCAGTTGCGTCAGTTGGGTGCGGAAAAAATACTCACCGCCGTGGATGGAAAAGCCGCCCTGCGCATTTTGACAAGTCAGCATGTAGACATGGTGCTGTCAGATTGGAACATGCCAGTCATGTCCGGGCTGGAACTACTAAAAACTATGCGCGAGGACAGCAAACTCTTCACACTACCATTCATCATGATCACGGCAGAGGCTGAGCGCACGCACATCGAAGAAGCCATTGCATGTGGCGTGACGTCCATGATCCTCAAGCCCTATTCACCTAGCCAACTCATGGTGCGGGTAGAAAAAGCCCTAGCTTGGAAACCTGGGCGTGCGCCTGGTGCCAAAGCGGCTACTACCGCACCTAAAAGGCTGGATAAGAAACCGGACGACCAGAGCGTTGCGCCTCAAAAACCGACCATCCTGATCGTAGATGACACGACTGACAATTTGGTGTTGCTGTCAGGCCTGCTTAAGACGGAATACCGGGTACGTTTGGCCCAAAACGGCGCAAAGACCGTGGAGATCTGCACCTCGGATGACCCACCCGACTTGGTGCTGCTGGACATCATGATGCCGGGCATGGATGGCTTTGAGGTGGCTAAGCATCTGCGCGAGCATCCCACATCGGAAAACATTCCGGTCATTTTTGTCACAGCCATGACCTCGAGTGACGCAAGATTGAAGGGCCTGGACCTGGGTGCAGTGGATTTCATTACCAAACCTGTGGACCCCGATGCACTCAAGCACCGGGTTCGCAACTTCATGCGCTATGTTCAATTGCGCAAAAACTTGCAAGCCGAGTATGACGGCATGGTGGAGATGGCCCAACTCAAAGAGGACGTCGCCCACATCACGCGCCACGATATGAAAGGCCCACTGGCCGGAGTGCTAGGCCTGCTGCACGCGCTGATTGAGGATGACTCCGTGGGGAGAAAGCAACTGGAGCAAC from Undibacterium parvum includes these protein-coding regions:
- a CDS encoding Lrp/AsnC ligand binding domain-containing protein — its product is MLDKISKRILAELQIDGRMSNVELAARVRLSPAACLERVRKLQEAGYILSYTAQLNPHMLDVALLVFIEVVLDRTTPDVFESFKRGVKAVPEVLECHMVAGGFDYLVKARVKDMNAYRQFLGKSLLQLNGVRETHTYAVMEEVKNTTSLPIH
- a CDS encoding energy transducer TonB, whose product is MRRFSVLLSTVICSATLLSACQKTPEPEVNTEAPAVAISDKPTGLVKAAVRQVDKNKDVGQYLDQFSTKTAADIAKEEKLAKEAKDAKLALEAKLALEAKAKDSKSASNAKPLAAAPVLVAKAPEVAASAVVSAPPKAAPVAPVVVAATPAPTPAVAEVTPLKLLSSVQPGFPRNAIRANVTEGIVSARIHISTDGKVTQVEILKAKPAKHFDQEVISAALQWKYAPISSPQTKLLEFAFNREN
- a CDS encoding serine hydrolase domain-containing protein, which gives rise to MTAPSSHDFSVIRPAMQSYVDRQILAGVSSAILHGQELLYQDSVGYADIENQIALGPEHLFRVFSNTKLITSIAVLLLMDQGKLGLDDAVAIYLPQLAKRQVLRPGTTDIHDTEPAKSAITIRHLLTHTSGLSYGWLDHGSTIYKAYVEHNVFNAFTPLSHLLDLLEDLPLAFQPGSSWEYSIASDVLAHLVEVISGESFDLFIRRHIFAPLAMHGTGFVVPESERQRLTAYYSGSDPTNRLKRGLKRRDDAPYPGAYLTPVPRLSGGGGLVSSLPDMLALLRCLMPGGRALLKPATIAMMMQNQLPAGMGISFPSVGYLPNKGFGFGGAVILQPGLADPAGSAGEFEWGGIAGTHWWISPRHNIAGVLMAQRQMSFWHPFSFEFKKLAYQCMGLG
- a CDS encoding MCP four helix bundle domain-containing protein, with the translated sequence MNSLMKLLERRTLSLKLVFGYATLLTLLLVTGIYNLAVQRQLIDGFDKLYSDDLLGVSAAKDAQINYLVMGRELRQAVLAQDPAVRASAMQEVAKAEAAVQKELETLRPTVFREENKRNLARFEADYAAYRVNVEKVVTMLAHFASAIDPTAT
- a CDS encoding ATP-binding response regulator produces the protein MVDDFEAMRRVIVNQLRQLGAEKILTAVDGKAALRILTSQHVDMVLSDWNMPVMSGLELLKTMREDSKLFTLPFIMITAEAERTHIEEAIACGVTSMILKPYSPSQLMVRVEKALAWKPGRAPGAKAATTAPKRLDKKPDDQSVAPQKPTILIVDDTTDNLVLLSGLLKTEYRVRLAQNGAKTVEICTSDDPPDLVLLDIMMPGMDGFEVAKHLREHPTSENIPVIFVTAMTSSDARLKGLDLGAVDFITKPVDPDALKHRVRNFMRYVQLRKNLQAEYDGMVEMAQLKEDVAHITRHDMKGPLAGVLGLLHALIEDDSVGRKQLEQLKLVEETALQVLNMINLSGELFKIETGRFELHAVPVPIADILRRIAEINRTAYAGKDIHISVDTDVPVGDEVPQSLGDAMLCYSLLPNILKSACEAAPDSSKITVKLYDQSPLRIVIENQGAVPADIRSRFFEKYSTSGKSGGTGFGNYSAKLLTEAQNGTITLAVSDENNTTAITLTLPRASSAV